In Flavobacterium sp. N3904, one DNA window encodes the following:
- a CDS encoding YfhO family protein, which produces MKQLQKFFPHALAILGFVLISVLYFFPVVQGKQIFQSDIAQYTGIAKEQNDFRATEHAEPYWTNSAFGGMPTYQLGANYPHDYIGKIDDLLRFLPRPADYLFLYFLSFYILMLVMKADPLKAFFGALAFGFSTYLIIILGVGHNAKAHAIAFMPLVVAGFVIVFQRKYIWGGLLAMFALALELNANHFQMTFYLLILLLILSGYFIYEGIKTKEYKSLLYSVGTLIGAGIFAIGANAGNLLATKEYADFSIRGKSDLTFNPDGSKSTSDGAMTRDYITEYSYGIAESFNLIAPRLFGGSNNENIGTDSSMFEFMISQGVPETQATDFVSAMPTYWGDQPIVSAPAYIGAVVFFLAILALFIDERKIKYAFLGGAFVSLILSWGKNFPALTDFCIDYIPMYNKFRAVSSIQVILELCFPILAIMGLQSFFKVEKEKQLKPLLQSGAVGLGLIILLFLSKSLFNFSGASDSYFLESYGPSFVDALKADRKSLYSADLLRSGFFILISAGVLWLFIKNRIAQNTAIILVGLFMVSDLFFVDKNYVSNKDFISSREVEVPFQETPTDAQILQDPTIYRVFDVQGLMQGRTSYFHKAIGGYSAVRPKRMQQLFDYQIAKNNTEVLNMLNVKYVIQTDKEGKEYPIINPDANGNAWFVSQVKWVKNTDEEMKGLNKLNSKQVAIINEKEFGDIKNKAFAKDSSATITLDSYKPNDLKYTSNNSKDGLAVFSEMYYEKGWKAFIDGKETSIVRADYTLRAIVVPAGKHSIEFKFDPQVVKTGGLITLVSCIGMLFLLVGGIYFERKKGIEIAKSYK; this is translated from the coding sequence ATGAAGCAACTTCAAAAGTTCTTTCCGCACGCGCTAGCCATTCTTGGTTTTGTACTTATTTCTGTACTTTATTTTTTCCCTGTTGTACAAGGAAAGCAAATTTTTCAATCTGATATTGCACAATATACGGGTATCGCCAAAGAACAAAATGATTTTAGAGCCACAGAACATGCCGAGCCTTACTGGACCAATTCAGCCTTTGGAGGAATGCCAACATACCAATTAGGAGCCAATTATCCACACGATTATATTGGGAAAATAGATGATTTATTGCGCTTTTTGCCACGCCCAGCAGATTATTTATTTTTATATTTTCTGAGCTTTTATATTTTGATGTTAGTAATGAAGGCAGATCCGCTCAAAGCTTTTTTTGGAGCATTGGCATTTGGTTTTTCTACCTATTTGATTATAATATTGGGAGTGGGGCATAATGCCAAAGCACACGCTATTGCTTTTATGCCACTTGTGGTTGCAGGTTTTGTAATTGTTTTTCAGCGAAAATATATTTGGGGCGGTTTGCTGGCGATGTTTGCGTTGGCGCTGGAATTGAATGCCAATCACTTTCAAATGACTTTTTATTTATTGATATTATTATTGATTCTTTCAGGGTATTTTATTTATGAGGGAATTAAAACAAAGGAGTATAAATCATTACTGTATTCTGTAGGAACACTAATTGGCGCAGGAATATTTGCCATTGGGGCCAATGCCGGAAATTTATTGGCAACGAAAGAATATGCCGATTTTAGTATTCGAGGAAAAAGTGATTTAACATTTAATCCTGATGGGTCGAAAAGTACTAGTGATGGTGCCATGACTCGTGATTATATTACAGAATACAGCTATGGGATTGCCGAAAGTTTTAATTTGATAGCTCCTAGGCTTTTTGGAGGCTCTAATAATGAAAATATCGGTACAGACAGCAGTATGTTTGAGTTTATGATTTCGCAAGGAGTTCCAGAAACCCAAGCTACTGATTTTGTTTCAGCAATGCCAACGTATTGGGGTGATCAACCCATAGTATCGGCGCCAGCTTATATAGGAGCAGTTGTTTTCTTTTTGGCAATTTTGGCTTTGTTTATTGATGAAAGAAAAATTAAGTATGCATTCCTAGGAGGCGCTTTTGTATCCTTAATTCTTTCTTGGGGGAAAAATTTTCCTGCCTTGACCGATTTTTGTATTGATTATATCCCGATGTATAATAAGTTTAGAGCGGTTTCTTCTATTCAAGTCATTTTGGAATTATGTTTTCCTATTCTTGCTATAATGGGTTTACAATCGTTCTTTAAAGTTGAGAAAGAGAAACAACTGAAACCATTATTGCAATCAGGAGCTGTAGGTTTAGGGCTGATTATACTTTTGTTTTTGTCTAAAAGCTTGTTCAATTTTTCAGGAGCCAGCGACAGTTATTTCCTAGAAAGTTACGGGCCTAGTTTTGTAGATGCTCTTAAAGCTGATCGTAAATCATTATACAGTGCCGATTTATTGCGGTCAGGATTTTTTATTCTGATATCAGCGGGTGTTTTATGGTTGTTTATAAAAAATAGAATTGCGCAAAACACCGCCATTATTTTGGTTGGATTATTTATGGTTTCCGATTTGTTTTTTGTTGATAAAAATTATGTTTCAAACAAAGATTTTATAAGTTCCAGAGAAGTCGAAGTTCCTTTTCAGGAAACACCTACCGATGCTCAAATTTTGCAGGATCCTACTATCTACCGTGTGTTTGATGTACAAGGATTAATGCAGGGAAGAACATCTTATTTTCACAAAGCGATAGGCGGGTATAGCGCGGTGAGACCCAAAAGAATGCAACAATTGTTTGATTACCAAATTGCCAAAAACAATACCGAAGTTCTGAATATGCTGAATGTCAAATACGTTATCCAAACCGACAAAGAAGGTAAAGAATATCCAATTATCAATCCGGATGCCAATGGAAATGCCTGGTTTGTTAGTCAAGTAAAATGGGTTAAAAATACGGATGAGGAGATGAAGGGATTGAATAAATTAAATTCTAAACAAGTTGCGATTATTAATGAAAAAGAGTTTGGGGATATAAAAAATAAGGCTTTCGCCAAAGACAGTTCGGCGACAATTACTTTAGATTCGTATAAACCGAACGATTTAAAATATACTTCAAATAATTCAAAAGATGGATTGGCAGTTTTCTCTGAAATGTATTATGAAAAAGGCTGGAAAGCCTTTATAGACGGAAAAGAAACCTCGATTGTGCGAGCAGATTATACTTTGAGAGCCATTGTAGTTCCAGCAGGGAAGCATAGCATTGAGTTTAAGTTTGATCCTCAGGTTGTGAAAACGGGAGGTCTGATTACACTTGTAAGTTGTATTGGAATGTTGTTTTTGTTGGTTGGAGGGATTTACTTTGAAAGGAAGAAAGGAATTGAAATAGCTAAAAGTTACAAGTAA
- a CDS encoding ABC transporter ATP-binding protein, translated as MKELRYLNKYFIKYKYSFLLGIFITIIAQIFSLFTPKLISKSFNEIEAFSKSKAVDTSIISQQLISNILLIIATTIIAGFLTFLMRQTLIVMSRHIEFDLKNEVFRQYENLSQNFYKQNRTGDLMNRISEDVSKVRMYVGPAVMYTINTFIRFAIVIGYMYNVSPRLTLYTILPLPILSYCIFKLSSEINKRSTTFQQYLSKVSSYTQEVFSGIRVIKAYSLEDQNQVIMSDLANESKSKSLSLAKVQSLFGPLMLALIGVSNLIVIYFGGLMYIDGTIKNIGTIAEFILYVNMLTWPVASLGWVSSMVQEAEASQKRLNEFLKIVPDIKNKNLSHSKIEGSITFDNVSYTYEDTHIKALQNVSFTVQKGETLAILGKTGSGKSTIVSLISRLYDVTSGQITIDNKEISQLNLFDLRNSIGVVPQDAFLFSDSIKNNIKFGKEDATDLEVEAAAKSAVVHDNIVGFNKQYDTILGERGITLSGGQKQRVSIARAIIKNPQILLFDDCLSAVDTETEEAILNNLHEICKNKTTIIVSHRVSSAKNADKIIILEDGKIIQQGTHNQLINEKGHYSALYLKQLSEKELL; from the coding sequence ATGAAAGAATTACGCTATTTAAATAAATATTTCATTAAGTACAAATACAGTTTTTTACTTGGGATATTTATCACTATAATCGCACAAATATTTTCTTTGTTTACACCAAAGCTGATCAGTAAATCATTTAATGAAATTGAAGCTTTTTCTAAAAGTAAAGCCGTTGATACCAGTATTATAAGTCAGCAGTTAATTTCAAATATTTTACTGATTATAGCTACTACCATCATTGCAGGTTTTTTGACTTTCTTAATGCGTCAAACGTTGATTGTTATGTCGCGCCACATTGAATTTGATTTGAAAAATGAAGTGTTCCGTCAGTACGAAAATCTATCGCAAAATTTCTACAAACAAAATCGTACTGGAGATTTAATGAATCGCATCAGCGAAGATGTGTCTAAAGTAAGAATGTACGTTGGGCCAGCTGTAATGTACACTATCAACACTTTTATTCGTTTTGCTATCGTAATTGGTTATATGTATAATGTATCTCCTCGACTCACTTTATATACAATATTGCCATTGCCTATATTATCGTATTGTATTTTTAAATTGAGTTCTGAAATCAACAAAAGAAGCACCACTTTTCAACAATATTTATCCAAAGTCTCAAGCTATACCCAAGAAGTTTTCTCTGGAATAAGAGTAATAAAAGCCTATTCGTTGGAAGATCAAAATCAGGTTATTATGTCGGATCTGGCCAATGAAAGCAAAAGCAAGAGTCTGAGTTTGGCCAAAGTGCAATCGTTGTTTGGACCATTAATGCTCGCTCTTATTGGAGTGAGTAACTTGATTGTGATTTATTTTGGAGGGTTAATGTACATAGATGGGACTATAAAAAACATTGGTACTATTGCCGAATTCATTTTGTATGTAAACATGCTTACTTGGCCAGTTGCTTCTTTGGGTTGGGTTTCTTCGATGGTTCAGGAAGCTGAGGCCTCCCAAAAAAGGCTCAATGAATTCTTAAAAATCGTACCTGATATAAAAAACAAAAATCTGAGCCACTCGAAAATCGAAGGCAGTATCACTTTTGACAATGTGAGTTATACCTATGAAGATACCCATATAAAAGCATTGCAGAATGTATCTTTCACGGTCCAAAAAGGAGAAACCTTGGCAATATTGGGCAAAACTGGATCAGGAAAATCAACTATTGTTTCTTTGATTTCGAGACTTTATGATGTAACCAGTGGCCAAATTACCATTGATAACAAAGAAATCAGTCAACTCAATTTATTTGACCTGCGTAACAGTATTGGAGTAGTGCCTCAGGATGCGTTTCTCTTTTCGGATAGTATCAAGAATAATATCAAATTTGGAAAAGAAGACGCAACGGATCTGGAAGTGGAAGCTGCTGCGAAAAGTGCTGTAGTGCATGACAATATTGTAGGTTTTAATAAACAATACGATACCATTCTTGGAGAAAGAGGCATCACCTTGTCGGGGGGGCAAAAACAAAGGGTTTCTATTGCGCGTGCCATCATAAAAAATCCACAGATCTTGCTTTTTGATGATTGTTTGTCTGCAGTTGATACTGAAACCGAAGAAGCTATATTAAATAATCTTCACGAAATTTGTAAAAACAAAACTACTATAATCGTAAGTCATCGCGTTTCATCGGCAAAGAATGCTGATAAAATTATTATTCTCGAAGACGGTAAAATTATTCAACAAGGTACTCATAATCAACTGATAAATGAAAAAGGACACTATTCTGCTCTTTATTTGAAGCAACTTTCAGAAAAAGAATTGCTTTAA
- a CDS encoding nucleotidyltransferase, with protein sequence MNSQIVEIWKYFSLNKVKYLTIGGFAVNIYGYGRNTGDIDIFIEDSIENRENLREALKQAGIGNFENLNTMQFIPGCTDITLNFNLRLDIMTSVKGLENTKFEQLLEKAYIAEISDIPVYFIDYENLIIAKKAANRPKDLLDIEELEKLNRNL encoded by the coding sequence ATGAATAGTCAAATAGTAGAAATTTGGAAATACTTTTCTTTAAATAAAGTTAAATATTTGACTATAGGCGGGTTTGCAGTGAATATCTATGGCTATGGACGAAATACGGGTGACATAGATATTTTTATAGAAGATTCAATCGAGAATAGAGAAAATTTAAGAGAAGCCTTAAAACAAGCGGGAATAGGGAATTTTGAAAATTTAAATACAATGCAATTTATACCAGGATGTACTGATATTACATTGAATTTTAATTTGCGATTAGATATTATGACCTCCGTAAAAGGTCTAGAAAATACCAAGTTTGAACAACTTTTAGAAAAAGCATACATAGCAGAAATTAGTGATATTCCAGTTTATTTTATAGATTATGAAAATTTGATCATTGCCAAGAAAGCTGCAAATCGGCCAAAAGATTTGCTAGATATAGAAGAGCTTGAGAAATTAAATAGAAATTTATAA
- a CDS encoding oligosaccharide flippase family protein — protein sequence MGIVLNQSLKNTIITYIGFGIGAINTLYLYPIFLGATYYALTNYILSAANVIMPLFAIGMQNTLVKFYAQYKTEDERSQFLSFTVLFPLLMCIPLAILGLFFYDDILIFVSKKNPIVRTFVLLIPFTALCMAYFEIFYAWARVHMHSVFGNFIKEVGLRLFSLFTLIGVYFHWITVVQFVYVTAGIYFLALVVTMFYAFYIKKPVFQFVIPENVKGILEYTFYIILSGSVANLLLDGDKIMLNQYMKIENIAYYSVATYIALVISVPSRAMHQIVYPITAKLMHENKHDELNSLYKKTSINLQIVGGFVMLCIFVNINQLYEMVPKEYSGGIVVVFMIGLSKYFDLILGNNNAIIFNSKYYRAVLFLGVGLVILTVVLNMIFIPLFGIIGSAFATLLSITFYSLAKLLFVVKRMHLYPFTIQTLHSIGLTFVVFLLFYFWQFPMNPLIAIALKSVLVTIVYIYLNYKMVVSPEINAVLDKLLVKLKSK from the coding sequence ATGGGCATAGTATTAAATCAGTCTTTAAAGAATACAATAATAACCTACATTGGTTTTGGAATTGGTGCCATAAATACTCTTTATTTATATCCCATTTTTCTTGGCGCTACTTATTATGCATTAACGAATTATATTCTGTCAGCAGCCAATGTAATTATGCCTTTGTTTGCTATTGGGATGCAAAACACGCTTGTAAAATTCTATGCACAGTATAAAACCGAAGACGAACGGTCGCAGTTTTTGTCATTTACAGTGCTATTTCCGCTATTGATGTGTATTCCTTTGGCGATTTTAGGTTTGTTCTTTTATGATGACATTTTAATTTTTGTTTCCAAAAAAAACCCGATCGTCAGAACATTTGTGTTGCTTATTCCGTTTACGGCTTTGTGTATGGCTTATTTCGAAATATTTTATGCTTGGGCAAGAGTTCACATGCACTCGGTTTTTGGCAATTTTATTAAAGAAGTAGGTTTGCGTTTGTTTTCGTTATTCACTTTGATTGGAGTCTATTTTCATTGGATTACTGTAGTGCAGTTTGTTTATGTTACGGCTGGCATTTACTTTTTGGCATTGGTTGTCACTATGTTTTATGCTTTTTATATCAAAAAACCGGTTTTTCAATTTGTAATACCCGAAAATGTAAAAGGGATATTAGAGTATACTTTTTATATTATTTTGTCAGGAAGCGTTGCCAATTTATTGTTGGATGGTGATAAAATAATGTTGAATCAATATATGAAAATTGAAAATATTGCCTACTATTCTGTAGCGACATATATTGCTTTGGTTATTTCGGTTCCAAGTCGCGCGATGCACCAAATTGTGTATCCTATTACAGCAAAATTAATGCATGAAAACAAACACGATGAGCTTAATTCTTTATATAAAAAGACATCTATTAATTTACAAATAGTGGGTGGGTTTGTAATGCTTTGCATTTTTGTGAATATTAATCAATTGTACGAAATGGTTCCAAAAGAATATAGTGGTGGAATTGTTGTGGTATTTATGATTGGTCTGTCTAAATATTTTGACTTGATTTTGGGGAATAATAATGCTATTATTTTTAATTCGAAATATTACCGGGCAGTACTGTTTTTAGGAGTAGGTTTGGTTATTTTGACTGTGGTTCTAAATATGATTTTCATCCCTTTATTTGGTATTATTGGTTCGGCTTTTGCTACTTTATTGTCAATTACTTTTTATAGTCTGGCTAAACTTCTTTTTGTGGTAAAACGCATGCATTTATATCCATTTACGATTCAAACATTGCATTCCATTGGGTTGACTTTTGTTGTGTTTTTACTGTTTTATTTTTGGCAGTTCCCAATGAATCCTTTAATTGCTATTGCTTTGAAGTCTGTTTTGGTTACCATTGTTTATATTTATTTGAATTATAAAATGGTTGTATCTCCAGAAATTAACGCGGTACTGGATAAATTGCTTGTTAAGTTAAAAAGCAAATAA
- a CDS encoding DUF4834 family protein — MQTASFTGFIETLFYIIAFYYIFKFLAKLFLPLLVKKVVEKAGQNFQQQQQHAQNTTWKKTPNNDEIIINTANDKNPRETKKVGDYVDYEEID, encoded by the coding sequence ATGCAAACAGCCTCTTTTACAGGTTTTATAGAAACATTATTTTATATCATTGCTTTCTATTATATTTTTAAATTTTTGGCCAAATTGTTTTTGCCTTTATTAGTAAAAAAGGTAGTGGAAAAAGCGGGGCAAAATTTTCAGCAACAGCAGCAACATGCCCAGAATACAACTTGGAAAAAAACACCCAATAACGACGAAATAATAATCAATACCGCAAATGACAAAAATCCCCGCGAAACTAAAAAAGTTGGAGATTATGTAGATTACGAAGAGATTGATTAG
- a CDS encoding transporter encodes MFKIKKILIAFIFLIPTIHYGQHTDEINSNRPGESMSAFAVGKTVFQVETGVFGIQESHSLSKYDANGFGFDMELRYGAFLENLEFIADIQYVNETFDYPMNTVDKSDFKQTVLGAKYLIYDPNKGYKRQVDLYSWKNNHKFNWHQVIPAVAIFAGANFTGADNPYSFSPESSISPKIVLILQNHLGDGSWVFVTNIISNYMTTDYPSLSYILTLTKGINERWSAFIENQGIKSDFYSDEVIRGGAAFLINKNMQVDASISTNFKDTPSIVYGGVGMSWRWDGHYKEVHLLTKEEEAAEKMAKKSKTTRGFKKSKKK; translated from the coding sequence ATGTTCAAAATCAAAAAAATACTTATTGCCTTTATTTTCTTAATTCCAACCATTCATTATGGACAACACACGGACGAAATCAATTCGAACAGACCAGGTGAATCCATGTCAGCTTTTGCTGTTGGAAAAACTGTTTTCCAGGTAGAAACTGGTGTTTTTGGCATTCAGGAAAGCCATAGTTTATCAAAATATGATGCCAACGGATTTGGTTTTGATATGGAATTAAGATACGGAGCCTTTCTTGAAAATTTAGAATTCATCGCTGATATTCAATATGTAAACGAAACGTTCGACTACCCGATGAACACGGTAGATAAATCCGATTTTAAACAAACCGTTTTGGGAGCAAAGTACTTAATTTATGACCCCAATAAAGGTTACAAAAGACAAGTTGATTTGTATAGCTGGAAAAACAATCATAAATTCAATTGGCATCAGGTAATTCCTGCTGTCGCCATTTTTGCCGGAGCAAATTTTACGGGTGCTGACAATCCGTATTCCTTTTCTCCAGAATCGAGTATTTCTCCAAAAATAGTTTTGATTTTACAAAACCATTTAGGTGATGGATCTTGGGTTTTTGTTACCAATATTATTTCCAATTATATGACAACCGATTATCCTAGCTTGAGTTATATCTTGACATTGACCAAAGGAATTAATGAAAGATGGTCGGCTTTTATAGAAAATCAGGGAATAAAAAGTGATTTTTACAGTGACGAAGTAATAAGAGGAGGAGCTGCATTTTTAATAAATAAAAACATGCAGGTAGATGCCTCCATAAGTACCAATTTTAAAGATACGCCCTCTATCGTTTATGGCGGAGTTGGAATGTCTTGGCGCTGGGACGGTCACTACAAAGAAGTGCACCTTTTGACAAAAGAAGAAGAAGCCGCCGAAAAAATGGCCAAAAAAAGTAAGACTACCAGAGGATTTAAAAAATCAAAGAAGAAATAA
- a CDS encoding PUR family DNA/RNA-binding protein, whose protein sequence is MRENDMLEKEEIFSKVLRAGRRTYFFDVRATKADDYYITITESKKFTEEDGSFHFKKHKIYLYKEDFTAFAEILEEMTSYVLNHKGEEVISERHQRDFKKEYVLEKTDEDIIPNVSSFTDIEFDDI, encoded by the coding sequence ATGAGAGAAAATGACATGTTAGAAAAAGAAGAAATATTTTCAAAAGTTTTAAGAGCCGGACGAAGAACTTATTTCTTTGATGTGAGAGCAACCAAGGCAGATGATTATTATATTACCATTACTGAAAGTAAAAAGTTTACCGAAGAAGATGGTTCTTTTCATTTCAAAAAACATAAAATCTATTTGTATAAAGAAGATTTTACCGCTTTTGCAGAAATTTTAGAAGAAATGACTTCCTATGTTTTGAACCACAAAGGCGAAGAAGTTATATCTGAAAGACACCAAAGAGACTTCAAAAAAGAATACGTTTTGGAGAAAACTGACGAAGATATCATCCCGAATGTTTCCAGTTTTACGGATATCGAATTTGATGATATTTAA
- a CDS encoding glycosyltransferase family 4 protein, producing MNSKKILIITYYWPPAGGPGVQRWLKFVKYLPDFDIQPIVYIPENPTYPIVDVNLEKEVSDSAIIIKRPIFEPYQLASFFSKNKTKKISSGIIPNQKKQSFLDKMLLWIRGNLFIPDARVYWVKPSVSFLEKYILENNIDTIVTSGPPHSLHLIGLTLKQKLNITWLADFRDPWTTIGYHKSLKLSTRAARKHKALEYQVLNIADTIIVTSKTTKTEFEDITNKPIVVITNGYDTEPTTKVILDTKFSLAHIGSFLSERNPMILWDSLAELLQEIPDFKTHLEIKLIGAVSQEVLETISQFNLDSYVKNLGYVSHSEAIAHQRNSQVLLLIEINSEETKSIIPGKLFEYMVSNRPIIAIGPKDSDFAEIIKETNTGVFFEYSEKTKLKNLILEYYNQFLQGNLQSYGVGLQKYSRKNLTKELVQLIHSKV from the coding sequence TTGAACTCAAAAAAAATCCTCATCATAACCTATTATTGGCCGCCGGCAGGTGGACCAGGCGTGCAGCGTTGGCTTAAGTTTGTCAAATATTTACCCGATTTTGATATTCAGCCGATTGTTTATATCCCGGAGAATCCTACTTATCCTATTGTTGATGTAAATTTAGAAAAAGAAGTTTCGGACAGTGCCATTATTATAAAAAGACCAATATTTGAACCTTATCAATTGGCTTCTTTTTTTTCTAAAAATAAAACTAAAAAAATCAGTTCGGGTATCATTCCCAACCAGAAAAAACAATCTTTTCTCGATAAAATGTTGTTATGGATTCGAGGAAATTTATTTATTCCAGATGCTAGAGTGTATTGGGTAAAACCCTCTGTTTCTTTTTTGGAAAAATACATTTTGGAAAATAATATTGATACTATTGTTACTTCTGGTCCGCCACATAGTTTGCATTTGATCGGTTTGACTTTAAAACAAAAATTAAATATAACTTGGTTGGCTGATTTTAGAGATCCGTGGACAACTATTGGGTATCACAAATCATTGAAACTTTCGACAAGAGCCGCAAGAAAACACAAGGCACTAGAATATCAGGTTTTGAATATTGCCGACACAATTATCGTGACCAGCAAAACCACTAAAACTGAATTTGAAGATATTACCAATAAGCCTATTGTAGTTATTACCAATGGTTATGATACCGAACCCACAACCAAAGTAATTCTCGATACTAAATTCAGTCTGGCACATATTGGTTCTTTTCTATCTGAAAGGAATCCAATGATTCTATGGGATAGTTTGGCAGAATTGCTTCAGGAAATTCCAGATTTTAAAACGCATTTGGAGATAAAATTGATAGGAGCGGTGAGTCAGGAAGTTTTGGAAACGATTTCACAATTTAATTTGGATTCGTATGTTAAGAATTTAGGTTATGTTTCTCATTCCGAAGCTATAGCACATCAAAGAAATTCGCAAGTTTTATTGCTTATCGAAATCAATTCTGAGGAAACCAAAAGCATTATTCCGGGGAAATTATTTGAATATATGGTTTCAAACAGACCGATTATTGCAATTGGTCCAAAAGATTCTGATTTTGCTGAAATTATTAAAGAGACCAATACAGGTGTTTTCTTCGAATATTCAGAGAAAACGAAACTAAAAAATTTGATATTAGAATATTATAATCAATTTTTACAAGGAAATTTACAATCGTATGGTGTAGGTTTGCAAAAATATTCCAGAAAAAATCTGACCAAGGAATTGGTACAATTGATTCATTCAAAAGTTTAG
- a CDS encoding GTP cyclohydrolase, with amino-acid sequence MITIQEAKSKNELIEFIKFPFTLYKDNTYWVPPIIADELETFDKTKNPAFESAEAFFFIALKNEKIVGRIAAIINWDEVNNQQKKKVRFGWFDVIDDIEVTKALLEKVYELGKANNLEYVEGPMGFSNLDKVGVLTEGFDELGTMITWYNYPYYASHFEKLGYVTEKEYLEHKFPFANAKPEFFEKINELVKKRYQLKPINFKSTKDVMPYVDKMFDLFNESYASLSSFVAITDIQKEYFKKKYISFINPEYIKYVEDKDGNLVAFAIVMPSFSKSLQKANGKLFPFGFLHLLNARRNSKDVVFYLIGVHPEYQNKGVTAIIFNEYHKTFTKKGIENCFRTPELADNLAIQLIWKNFNPVVHCRRKTYRKEL; translated from the coding sequence ATGATAACCATACAAGAAGCCAAGTCCAAAAACGAATTAATCGAATTCATAAAATTCCCTTTCACTTTATACAAAGACAATACATATTGGGTTCCGCCTATTATTGCTGATGAACTGGAAACGTTTGACAAAACCAAAAATCCTGCTTTTGAAAGTGCCGAAGCTTTCTTTTTTATAGCTCTAAAAAACGAAAAAATAGTTGGCAGAATCGCTGCTATAATCAACTGGGATGAAGTCAATAACCAACAAAAAAAGAAAGTCCGTTTTGGCTGGTTTGACGTTATAGATGATATCGAAGTAACCAAAGCATTACTCGAAAAAGTATATGAGTTGGGTAAAGCTAACAATCTCGAATATGTAGAAGGCCCCATGGGATTCTCTAATCTAGACAAAGTAGGCGTGCTTACGGAAGGTTTTGATGAATTGGGTACTATGATCACTTGGTACAATTATCCTTATTATGCGAGTCATTTTGAAAAACTTGGATATGTAACAGAGAAAGAATATCTGGAACACAAGTTCCCATTTGCCAATGCAAAACCTGAATTTTTCGAAAAAATAAATGAGTTAGTCAAAAAAAGATACCAACTAAAGCCCATTAATTTTAAATCTACCAAAGACGTTATGCCATATGTAGATAAAATGTTTGATTTGTTTAACGAATCTTACGCGAGTTTATCCTCATTTGTTGCTATAACAGATATTCAAAAAGAATATTTCAAGAAAAAATACATCAGTTTTATCAATCCGGAATATATAAAATATGTAGAAGACAAAGATGGAAATCTAGTTGCTTTTGCCATCGTAATGCCTAGTTTTTCCAAGTCCTTGCAAAAAGCCAACGGCAAATTATTCCCTTTTGGGTTTCTTCATTTATTAAACGCCAGACGCAACAGTAAAGATGTAGTTTTTTACCTTATTGGAGTTCATCCAGAATATCAGAACAAAGGAGTCACTGCCATCATTTTTAATGAATACCACAAAACCTTTACCAAAAAAGGAATTGAAAATTGTTTCAGGACACCAGAATTAGCAGATAATCTAGCAATACAATTGATTTGGAAAAATTTTAATCCAGTGGTGCATTGCAGAAGAAAAACATATAGAAAAGAATTGTAA